The proteins below are encoded in one region of Apium graveolens cultivar Ventura chromosome 4, ASM990537v1, whole genome shotgun sequence:
- the LOC141720457 gene encoding uncharacterized protein LOC141720457, with protein MAKKKETESVATGSTRVLRSGKPTTEEAKVEEKAKGKMTVKADAKGEGKMSVKADAKAKGKMPLKADAKAKGKMPMIADEKTEEKKTAASEKLKLGHPGESETAQKRKAISHEGNTEASGSQGKKAKTRNKNEMDKGAAGGTTRVLRSNSGKKGSEAGKQAVKKYSAKAKKEAIMPFAAKDSTSKRATRVATKGQVAVHKNVKGKKVLKTDKAEEESESDKDMHSSEMKKKASLTIGSSKPKKRLPAKKEVPLTIGSPKPKEAAPLTIGSSNPKGNLSVEPSKRTTRGAGKSKDALLKEHDDDTTAVASSSKTVPRAEKKRGGVQANTPSRKNPPRTGKADAKTQK; from the exons ATGGCTAAGAAGAAAGAAACTGAATCCGTTGCAACTGGAAGTACTAGGGTACTACGGTCAGGAAAACCAACTACTGAAGAGGCAAAAGTAGAAGAAAAGGCCAAGGGAAAGATGACTGTGAAAGCTGATGCAAAGGGCGAAGGAAAGATGTCTGTGAAAGCTGATGCAAAGGCCAAAGGAAAGATGCCTCTGAAAGCTGATGCAAAGGCCAAGGGGAAGATGCCTATGATAGCTGATGAAAAGACTGAGGAAaagaagactgctgcaagtgaaAAGCTAAAGCTTGGTCATCCTGGAGAAAGTGAAACTGCTCAGAAGAGAAAAGCTATATCACACGAGGGGAACACAGAAGCTTCTGGTAGTCAAGGGAAAAAAGCCAAAACTAGGAACAAGAACGAGATGGATAAGGGTGCTGCAGGTGGGACTACCCGGGTACTTAGATCAAACAGTGGAAAGAAAGGTAGTGAAGCTGGAAAGCAAGCTGTTAAGAAGTATTCTGCAAAAGCCAAAAAAGAAGCAATCATGCCCTTTGCTGCTAAAG ATTCCACAAGTAAAAGGGCTACAAGAGTTGCCACAAAAGGCCAGGTTGCAGTGCACAAGAACGTGAAAGGAAAGAAAGTTCTGAAAACAGACAAAGCTGAGGAAGAATCAGAAAGTGACAAGGACATGCACAGCTCAGAAATGAAGAAAAAGGCTTCTCTCACTATCGGAAGTTCTAAGCCAAAGAAAAGGCTTCCTGCAAAGAAAGAGGTTCCGCTCACTATTGGAAGTCCTAAGCCGAAGGAAGCGGCTCCCCTCACTATTGGAAGTTCTAATCCAAAGGGAAACCTTTCAGTGGAGCCAAGTAAAAGAACTACAAGAGGAGCTGGAAAGTCAAAGGATGCTCTGTTAAAGGAACATGATGATGATACCACTGCAGTCGCTTCAAGCAGCAAAACAGTTCCCAGGGCAGAAAAGAAAAGAGGTGGAGTTCAGGCCAATACTCCTAGCAGGAAAAACCCACCGAGGACAGGGAAGGCAGATGCTAAAACCCA AAAGTGA
- the LOC141720458 gene encoding uncharacterized protein LOC141720458: MAERGGAGERGGFSRGFGGRGGRGGDRGRGRRRGAPKEEEKWVPVTKLGRLVRDGKIKSIEQIYLHSLPIKEYQIIDLLIGPSLKDEVMKIMPVQKQTRAGQRTRFKAFVVVGDGNGHVGLGVKCSKEVATAIRGAIILAKLSVIPVRRGFWGNKIGKPHTVPCKVTGKCGSVTVRMVPAPRGAGIVAARVPKKVLQFAGIEDVFTSSRGSTKTLGNFVKATFDCLLKTYGFLTPDLWTETRFTKSPYQEYTDLLAKSTKTITYVEDVPADI, translated from the exons ATGGCAGAAAGAGGCGGCGCAGGCGAGCGAGGCGGTTTCTCCCGCGGCTTCGGCGGACGTGGCGGCCGAGGCGGTGACCGTGGTCGTGGCCGCCGTCGCGGCGCTCCCAAAGAAGAAGAGAAATGGGTCCCAGTCACCAAACTCGGTCGACTCGTTCGAGACGGCAAGATCAAATCAATCGAACAAATCTATCTCCACTCTCTCCCAATCAAAGAGTACCAAATCATTGACCTCTTAATTGGCCCTTCTCTCAAAGACGAGGTGATGAAAATCATGCCGGTTCAGAAACAAACCCGGGCCGGTCAGCGAACCCGGTTCAAGGCCTTTGTGGTCGTTGGTGATGGAAATGGTCATGTTGGATTGGGTGTTAAGTGTAGTAAGGAAGTTGCTACTGCTATTCGCGGTGCGATTATTCTGGCTAAGTTGTCGGTTATTCCTGTTAGGAGAGGCTTTTGGGGGAATAAGATTGGGAAACCCCATACTGTTCCGTGTAAGGTTACTGGCAAATGTGGTTCTGTTACGGTTAGGATGGTTCCGGCTCCTCGTGGTGCGGGGATTGTCGCTGCTCGAGTGCCTAAGAAGGTGTTGCAGTTTGCGGGAATTGAGGATGTTTTTACTAGCTCCCGTGGCTCTACTAAGACTCTCGGGAATTTCGTCAAG GCTACTTTTGATTGTCTGCTGAAGACTTATGGCTTCCTCACTCCAGACTTGTGGACAGAGACTCGCTTCACAAAATCCCCATACCAGGAGTACACAGATTTGCTGGCCAAATCCACCAAAACAATTACCTATGTTGAGGATGTTCCAGCTGACATATGA